In Frondihabitans sp. PAMC 28766, a genomic segment contains:
- a CDS encoding ferritin-like fold-containing protein has translation MVSWKSLRARRARPANTRPRAASRPRVVSRVELGDFTPDLDVYLGQAAYLQLALFESLGRAAHIAPSTRTKTLTGAVATSTLERHKGLLTEIERTGADVPETMQPHRAVIDDFQSRTGGGDWYESILASYVAAGLLNDVFSRLAAGLPSDSHDRVVTALETGASDDEKAIVSELSLAISADPRLASRLALWGRRLVGDTLLVARAAISASHQSADDERLEPVFTELIAAHTRRMDSLGLTA, from the coding sequence GTGGTGTCATGGAAGAGCCTTCGGGCGAGACGGGCCAGGCCTGCGAACACGAGGCCGCGCGCCGCGTCGCGGCCCCGCGTCGTCAGCCGGGTCGAGCTCGGCGACTTCACTCCCGACCTCGACGTCTACCTCGGCCAGGCCGCCTACCTTCAGCTGGCGCTTTTCGAGTCGCTCGGCCGGGCGGCCCACATCGCACCCTCGACGCGCACCAAGACACTGACCGGCGCGGTCGCCACGTCGACGCTCGAGCGCCACAAGGGGCTTCTGACCGAGATCGAGCGCACCGGCGCCGATGTGCCCGAGACCATGCAGCCGCACCGGGCCGTGATCGACGACTTCCAGAGCCGGACGGGTGGGGGCGATTGGTACGAGAGCATCCTGGCGTCGTACGTGGCCGCGGGCCTCCTCAACGACGTGTTCTCACGCCTGGCCGCAGGATTGCCGTCGGATTCGCACGACCGCGTGGTCACCGCCCTCGAGACGGGCGCCTCCGACGACGAGAAGGCCATCGTGAGCGAGCTGTCGCTCGCGATCTCGGCCGACCCGAGGCTCGCGTCGCGCCTCGCGCTCTGGGGTCGTCGCCTCGTGGGCGACACGCTGCTGGTCGCTCGCGCCGCCATCTCGGCGTCGCACCAGTCGGCCGACGACGAGCGCCTCGAGCCCGTCTTCACCGAGCTGATCGCCGCTCACACCCGGCGGATGGACTCCCTCGGGCTGACGGCCTGA
- a CDS encoding DUF3107 domain-containing protein codes for MDIRIGIANSPREISFESAETPSDVEKVVADALDGKKSYFTLKDSKGKVFLVPTAGLAYVEVGSEERGRVGFVS; via the coding sequence GTGGACATTCGCATCGGTATCGCCAACAGCCCCCGTGAGATCTCGTTCGAGTCGGCCGAGACGCCGTCCGACGTCGAGAAGGTAGTCGCCGACGCCCTCGACGGCAAGAAGTCCTACTTCACGCTGAAAGACAGCAAGGGCAAGGTCTTCCTCGTTCCGACCGCGGGCCTCGCGTACGTCGAGGTCGGCAGCGAAGAGCGCGGCCGCGTCGGCTTCGTCAGCTAG
- a CDS encoding aminopeptidase P family protein — translation MADQKAPRATSNRSTTPVSDSFKEYISSQWADRPDSEVAPLEQAPFTSVRRAKLSALHAGKRLVLPAGQAKVRSNDTDYPFRAHAAFSHLTGWGADTVPGSVLVLEPAVDGHDATLYFRASAGHDSDEFYANSDIGEFWVGPRPSLAQVGSALGIATRDLADFEDVVATSGPDTLLIRAADPDLTRRVDALVGEAPALEVVDTVADRAAGLEILTRDVSELRLVKDAYEIAEMRAAVAATKRGFDDVIDDFPEIVAHTRGERLVEGTFNRRARADGNTVGYDTIAASGDHACILHWTRNDGVVAPGDLILIDAGIELESLYTADITRTLPVSGTFSDVQRLVYEAVLEAADAAFAIVKPGIRFREVHATAMAVIAEKTAEWGFLPVSAAESIEPDKQYHRRYMVHGTSHHLGLDVHDCAAARRDLYIDGTVEEGMVFTIEPGLYFQPDDLTVPEAFRGIGVRIEDDILVTADGAENLSIGIPRTAADVEAWISGAAG, via the coding sequence ATGGCTGATCAGAAGGCTCCGCGCGCAACGTCCAACCGCTCGACGACACCCGTCTCCGACTCGTTCAAGGAGTACATCTCGTCGCAGTGGGCCGATCGGCCCGACAGCGAGGTCGCGCCGCTCGAGCAGGCGCCCTTCACCTCGGTCCGTCGCGCGAAGCTCTCGGCCCTCCACGCCGGCAAGCGTCTCGTCCTGCCCGCCGGCCAGGCCAAGGTGCGCTCCAACGACACCGACTACCCCTTCCGCGCTCACGCGGCGTTCTCGCACCTGACCGGCTGGGGCGCCGACACTGTGCCCGGCTCGGTATTGGTCCTCGAGCCCGCGGTCGACGGCCACGACGCCACCCTGTACTTCCGCGCGAGCGCCGGCCACGACAGCGACGAGTTCTATGCCAACTCCGACATCGGCGAGTTCTGGGTCGGCCCCCGCCCGTCGCTGGCACAGGTCGGCTCGGCCCTCGGCATCGCCACGCGCGACCTCGCCGACTTCGAGGACGTCGTCGCGACGTCGGGCCCCGACACGCTGCTGATCCGCGCGGCCGACCCGGATCTCACGCGACGCGTCGACGCGCTCGTCGGCGAGGCCCCGGCCCTCGAGGTCGTCGACACCGTGGCCGACCGGGCCGCCGGCCTCGAGATCCTGACCCGCGACGTCAGCGAGCTGCGCCTCGTCAAAGACGCCTACGAGATCGCCGAGATGCGTGCCGCGGTCGCCGCAACGAAACGCGGCTTCGACGACGTCATCGACGACTTCCCCGAGATCGTCGCGCACACCCGCGGGGAGCGCCTCGTCGAGGGCACGTTCAACCGCCGAGCGCGGGCCGACGGCAACACCGTCGGGTACGACACGATCGCAGCCTCGGGCGACCACGCCTGCATCCTGCACTGGACCCGCAACGACGGCGTCGTCGCCCCCGGCGACCTGATCCTGATCGACGCCGGCATCGAGCTCGAAAGCCTCTACACCGCCGACATCACGCGCACGCTGCCCGTGTCGGGCACGTTCAGCGACGTGCAGCGGCTCGTCTACGAGGCCGTGCTCGAGGCCGCCGACGCGGCGTTCGCCATCGTCAAGCCCGGCATCAGATTCCGCGAGGTGCACGCCACCGCGATGGCCGTGATCGCCGAGAAGACCGCCGAGTGGGGCTTCCTGCCGGTCAGCGCCGCCGAGTCGATCGAGCCCGACAAGCAGTACCACCGCCGCTACATGGTGCACGGCACCAGCCACCACTTAGGGCTCGACGTGCACGACTGCGCGGCCGCTCGTCGCGACCTCTACATCGACGGCACCGTCGAAGAGGGAATGGTGTTCACCATCGAGCCGGGGCTCTACTTCCAGCCCGACGACCTCACCGTGCCCGAGGCGTTCCGCGGCATCGGCGTGCGCATCGAGGACGACATCCTGGTCACCGCGGACGGCGCCGAGAACCTCTCGATCGGCATTCCGCGCACCGCTGCCGACGTCGAGGCGTGGATCTCCGGCGCAGCAGGCTAA
- a CDS encoding PHP domain-containing protein has protein sequence MRTGPIDLHTHSSVSDGTETPAELVAAAAEQGLGAVALTDHDSTAGWAAAAAAVQGTGMMLVPGMELSTRIGWSSVHMLGYLFDPASPSLVRETTRLRDDRMHRAERMVAKIGADYDLSWQDVLDQASEGATLGRPHIADALVAKGYARDRSAAFAGILHWRSGYYEPHEAPSPLVGVRLIREAGGVPVLAHPATHGRDTNVPRDHLIELVEAGLGGVEVGHRENTAAGRERLLELAKKYDLVVTGSSDYHGDGKPNRLAENSTDPAQFARIVEQATGSAPIQG, from the coding sequence ATGAGGACCGGCCCGATCGACCTGCACACGCACAGCAGCGTCTCGGACGGCACCGAGACCCCCGCCGAGCTCGTCGCCGCGGCCGCCGAGCAGGGCCTCGGCGCCGTCGCACTCACCGACCACGACAGCACCGCGGGCTGGGCCGCGGCCGCCGCCGCCGTCCAGGGCACCGGGATGATGCTCGTGCCGGGCATGGAGCTCTCCACGCGGATCGGCTGGAGCAGCGTGCACATGCTGGGGTATCTCTTCGATCCTGCATCGCCGTCGCTCGTGCGCGAGACCACGCGCCTGCGCGACGACCGGATGCATCGGGCCGAGCGCATGGTCGCGAAGATCGGCGCGGACTACGACCTCAGCTGGCAGGACGTCTTGGACCAGGCGTCGGAGGGCGCGACGCTCGGGCGACCCCACATCGCGGACGCCCTCGTCGCCAAGGGGTATGCCCGAGACCGCAGCGCGGCGTTCGCCGGGATCCTGCACTGGCGGAGCGGCTACTACGAGCCGCACGAGGCGCCGAGCCCGCTCGTCGGCGTGCGGTTGATCCGAGAGGCCGGAGGAGTGCCCGTGCTGGCGCACCCGGCGACGCACGGGCGGGACACCAATGTGCCGCGCGACCACCTCATCGAGCTCGTCGAGGCGGGCCTCGGCGGCGTCGAGGTCGGCCACCGCGAGAACACGGCGGCCGGTCGCGAGCGGCTGCTCGAGCTGGCGAAGAAGTACGACCTCGTCGTGACCGGGTCGAGCGACTACCACGGCGACGGAAAACCCAACCGGCTGGCCGAGAACTCGACCGACCCGGCGCAGTTCGCGCGCATCGTCGAGCAGGCGACCGGCTCGGCGCCGATCCAGGGCTGA
- a CDS encoding endonuclease/exonuclease/phosphatase family protein, with amino-acid sequence MLRRFITFVLLLAVAAALLVLAFPQALGLQQHYYIAQLIAFRGVLVGISLVAFVVFLLVAIIARPVRGFFGGAATLLIVFALISSGVLFERGPGDDKFKAVETGDVTVLSWNTRGGAPGASRIAALALSEHATVVSLPETPKPVAEAIAADMKKYGSAMSVLNLTYSPTDKSKSTSLLISSKLGAYTMSTDQTTTEILPTVIATPVDHTGPTIVAVHSVAPVAAYMPQWRHDLKYLSTLCGAKDTILAGDFNSTLDHLSGLGTGSATLGTCRDAALATSNAGVGTWPTNVPKLLATPIDHVMTTSDWSVSGFEVIGSEDQAGSDHRPILAQLTPKDDAVAD; translated from the coding sequence GTGCTCCGTCGATTCATCACCTTCGTCCTCCTGCTCGCGGTCGCCGCGGCGCTGCTCGTGCTTGCCTTCCCCCAGGCTCTGGGGCTGCAGCAGCACTACTACATCGCCCAGCTCATCGCGTTCCGCGGCGTGCTCGTCGGAATCTCCCTCGTGGCCTTCGTCGTCTTCCTGCTGGTGGCGATCATCGCGCGGCCGGTGCGCGGCTTCTTCGGTGGCGCGGCGACTCTGCTCATCGTCTTCGCCCTCATCTCGTCGGGGGTGCTGTTCGAGCGGGGCCCCGGCGACGACAAGTTCAAGGCCGTCGAGACCGGCGACGTCACGGTGCTCTCGTGGAACACCCGAGGCGGCGCTCCGGGTGCATCGCGGATCGCAGCGCTCGCGCTCTCCGAGCACGCCACTGTCGTGAGTCTGCCCGAGACGCCCAAGCCCGTCGCCGAGGCGATCGCGGCCGACATGAAGAAGTACGGGTCGGCGATGAGCGTGCTCAACCTCACGTACTCACCCACCGACAAGTCGAAGTCGACGTCGCTGCTGATCAGCAGCAAGCTGGGCGCATACACGATGTCGACCGACCAGACGACCACCGAGATCCTGCCCACCGTCATCGCGACCCCCGTCGACCACACCGGCCCGACCATCGTCGCGGTCCACTCCGTGGCCCCGGTCGCCGCGTACATGCCGCAGTGGCGACACGACCTGAAGTACCTCTCGACGCTGTGCGGCGCGAAGGACACGATCCTGGCCGGCGACTTCAACTCGACCCTCGACCATCTCTCGGGCCTCGGCACCGGCAGCGCGACCCTCGGCACCTGCCGCGACGCCGCCCTGGCGACCTCGAACGCCGGCGTCGGCACCTGGCCGACCAACGTGCCGAAGCTGCTTGCGACGCCCATCGACCACGTCATGACGACCTCCGACTGGTCGGTGAGCGGGTTCGAGGTGATCGGAAGCGAAGACCAGGCCGGCAGCGACCACCGCCCGATCCTCGCCCAGCTGACGCCGAAGGACGACGCCGTCGCCGACTGA
- a CDS encoding DEAD/DEAH box helicase: MTFKDLSIDDDIVDALAAKGIIEPFPIQTQTIPLALAGQDIIGQAKTGTGKTFGFGLPIIQRIGLDPAPGVKVLVVVPTRELCVQVTQDLEIALTNRPGTTVVSIYGGKAYEGQVEQLKAGAQIVVGTPGRLLDLAGQRLLDLKSVSEVVLDEADKMLDLGFLADIEKIFAQTPATRHTMLFSATMPGPIVALARRFMSKPIHIRATDPDEGLTQANIKHVVYRAHSLDKDEVIARILQAEGRGKTVIFTRTKRAAAKLVEELNDRGFNAAAVHGDLNQEQRERAMAAFKAGKKDILIATDVAARGIDVNDVTHVINHTVPDDPDTYLHRAGRTGRAGKTGIAVTFVDWDDLHKWALINRGLEMNIPEPVETYSSSPHLFTDLDIQQGTRGRLKPTSREPVSRSSDSSSRGDSGRGDSGRGGSGRGSSADSGRGRTRGGSSSSRPAASAPAADKTATTEAAPVAEGAPRKRSRNRRRRPAGEGTSQPAQSE, translated from the coding sequence TTGACATTCAAAGACCTCTCGATCGACGACGACATCGTCGACGCTCTGGCGGCGAAGGGGATCATCGAACCCTTCCCCATCCAGACCCAGACCATCCCGCTCGCTCTCGCCGGCCAGGACATCATCGGCCAGGCCAAGACGGGCACCGGCAAGACCTTCGGCTTCGGCCTCCCGATCATCCAGCGCATCGGCCTCGACCCGGCTCCCGGCGTCAAGGTGCTCGTGGTCGTCCCCACCCGCGAGCTGTGCGTCCAGGTGACGCAGGACCTCGAGATCGCCCTGACGAACCGCCCCGGCACGACGGTCGTGTCGATCTACGGCGGCAAGGCCTACGAGGGCCAGGTCGAGCAGCTCAAGGCGGGCGCGCAGATCGTCGTCGGCACGCCCGGTCGCCTTCTCGACCTCGCCGGCCAGCGCCTCCTCGACCTCAAGAGCGTCAGCGAGGTCGTGCTCGACGAGGCCGACAAGATGCTCGACCTCGGCTTCCTCGCCGACATCGAGAAGATCTTCGCCCAGACCCCGGCCACGCGCCACACGATGCTCTTCTCGGCGACGATGCCCGGGCCGATCGTGGCCCTCGCCCGCCGCTTCATGTCGAAGCCCATCCACATCCGCGCCACCGACCCCGACGAGGGGCTGACGCAGGCCAACATCAAGCACGTCGTGTACCGCGCGCACTCGCTCGACAAAGACGAGGTCATCGCCCGCATCCTCCAGGCCGAGGGCCGCGGCAAGACCGTGATCTTCACGCGCACCAAGCGTGCCGCCGCCAAGCTCGTCGAAGAGCTGAACGACCGCGGCTTCAACGCCGCCGCCGTTCACGGCGACCTCAACCAGGAGCAGCGCGAGCGCGCCATGGCCGCCTTCAAGGCCGGCAAGAAGGACATCCTGATCGCCACCGACGTCGCCGCCCGAGGCATCGACGTCAACGACGTCACCCACGTGATCAACCACACGGTGCCCGACGACCCCGACACCTACCTGCACCGCGCCGGCCGCACCGGTCGCGCGGGCAAGACCGGCATCGCCGTCACGTTCGTCGACTGGGACGACCTGCACAAGTGGGCGCTCATCAACCGCGGCCTCGAGATGAACATCCCCGAGCCCGTCGAGACCTACTCGTCGAGCCCGCACCTGTTCACCGACCTCGACATCCAGCAGGGCACCCGCGGCCGCCTCAAACCGACGTCGCGCGAGCCCGTCTCCCGGTCGAGCGACTCATCGAGCCGAGGCGACTCGGGTCGTGGAGACTCCGGTCGCGGCGGCTCGGGCCGTGGCTCGTCGGCCGACTCCGGTCGCGGTCGCACCCGCGGTGGCTCGTCGTCGTCGCGCCCGGCCGCCAGCGCCCCCGCTGCCGACAAGACGGCCACGACCGAAGCGGCCCCCGTGGCCGAGGGCGCCCCGCGCAAGCGCAGCCGCAACCGCCGTCGCCGCCCCGCCGGCGAGGGAACGTCGCAGCCCGCGCAGTCCGAATAG
- a CDS encoding DUF1003 domain-containing protein: MARDSRSDVRLDSPKGLRVRVLPGRNRPNRDSFGRATESIARGMGTPYFLIALTVFCAVWIAYNTFAPVAIRFDSQANGYTVLTLVLSLQASYAAPLILLAQNRQDDRDRVQVEQDRQRSERNLADTEYLAREVVALRLAIKDMASKDFIRDELRSLLEELEGHDGPDGAARDESIARGTV, from the coding sequence ATGGCACGCGATAGCCGCAGTGACGTTCGTCTCGATTCGCCCAAGGGCCTGCGCGTCCGCGTCCTTCCGGGGCGCAACCGACCCAATCGCGACTCCTTCGGCCGAGCGACCGAGTCGATCGCCCGCGGGATGGGCACGCCCTACTTCCTGATCGCTCTGACGGTCTTCTGCGCTGTCTGGATCGCCTACAACACCTTCGCCCCCGTCGCCATCCGCTTCGACTCTCAGGCGAACGGCTACACGGTCCTGACACTGGTCCTGTCGCTCCAGGCCTCGTATGCCGCGCCCCTCATCCTGCTGGCCCAGAATCGCCAGGACGACCGCGACCGGGTCCAGGTCGAGCAGGATCGACAGCGCTCCGAGCGCAACCTCGCCGACACCGAATACCTCGCGCGAGAGGTCGTCGCTCTGCGCCTCGCCATCAAGGACATGGCGTCGAAAGACTTCATCCGCGACGAGCTGCGCTCCCTCCTCGAAGAGCTCGAGGGGCACGACGGGCCCGACGGCGCGGCGCGCGACGAGTCGATCGCCCGGGGCACCGTGTGA
- a CDS encoding magnesium transporter MgtE N-terminal domain-containing protein — MSATRVFVARLAGCSVFDPAGDKVGKVRDVLVVYRASESPRVVGFVVEVPGKRRVFVSIGRVTSIGSGQIITTGTVTLRRFEQRGGEVRVIAELLGRRVRLRHDDSAATIEDVAIDETASGDWEIGQVFLRKPKATPSPFGKGATVFANWGDVREENAPGTAQSAEHVIAAYSDLLPADLANTLLDLGEERRYEVAEELSDDRLADVLEEMPEDEQVAILSRLEDDRAADVLDQMQPDDAADLIGQLSDERREALLLLMEPEEADDVRMLLSYDSDTAGGLMTTEPVIVSGDATVAEGLAMIRRHEIAPALGAAVCVVLPPYEPPTGRFLGMVHFQRMLRYPPNERLGTLLDQQLEPVNVGASALEVTRVMARYNLVSVPVVDDNHRLVGVVTIDDVLDHVLPDDWRSQDPEQPLGRTRPRLRRAPVTSTGRRTPNGTR; from the coding sequence GTGAGCGCCACGAGAGTCTTCGTCGCCCGATTGGCCGGGTGCTCCGTTTTCGACCCCGCGGGCGACAAGGTCGGCAAGGTGCGCGACGTCCTGGTGGTCTACCGCGCCTCCGAGTCTCCGCGCGTCGTCGGCTTCGTGGTCGAGGTGCCGGGCAAGCGACGGGTGTTCGTCAGCATCGGCCGCGTCACGAGCATCGGGTCGGGCCAGATCATCACGACGGGCACTGTCACCCTGCGCCGCTTCGAGCAGCGCGGTGGAGAGGTGCGCGTGATCGCCGAGCTGCTCGGCCGACGCGTGCGTCTGCGTCACGACGACTCCGCCGCCACCATCGAAGACGTCGCGATCGACGAGACGGCATCGGGCGACTGGGAGATCGGTCAGGTCTTCCTGCGCAAGCCGAAGGCGACGCCGTCGCCGTTCGGCAAGGGCGCGACCGTGTTCGCCAACTGGGGCGACGTGCGCGAAGAGAACGCCCCCGGCACGGCTCAGAGCGCCGAGCACGTGATCGCCGCCTATTCCGACCTCCTGCCGGCCGACCTCGCCAACACGCTGCTCGACCTCGGCGAAGAGCGACGCTACGAGGTCGCCGAAGAGCTCTCCGACGACCGCCTGGCCGACGTGCTCGAAGAGATGCCGGAAGACGAGCAGGTCGCGATCCTGAGCCGCCTCGAAGACGACCGCGCAGCCGACGTGCTCGACCAGATGCAGCCCGACGACGCCGCCGACCTCATCGGGCAGCTCTCCGACGAGCGCCGAGAGGCCCTCCTGCTCTTGATGGAGCCCGAAGAGGCCGACGACGTCCGCATGCTGCTGAGCTACGACTCCGACACGGCCGGCGGTCTGATGACCACCGAGCCCGTCATCGTCTCGGGCGACGCGACCGTCGCCGAGGGCCTCGCGATGATCCGCCGGCACGAGATCGCTCCGGCGCTCGGTGCGGCCGTCTGCGTCGTGCTGCCGCCCTACGAGCCGCCCACCGGGCGCTTCCTCGGCATGGTGCACTTCCAGCGGATGCTCCGCTACCCGCCCAACGAACGCCTCGGCACGCTGCTCGATCAGCAGCTCGAGCCGGTCAACGTGGGCGCGTCCGCTCTCGAGGTCACCCGGGTGATGGCCCGTTACAACCTCGTCTCCGTTCCGGTTGTCGACGACAACCACCGACTTGTCGGGGTGGTGACAATCGACGACGTCCTCGACCACGTGCTGCCTGACGACTGGCGCAGCCAGGATCCCGAGCAACCTTTGGGCCGCACGCGGCCCCGCCTCAGAAGAGCACCCGTGACCAGCACCGGAAGGAGGACGCCCAATGGCACGCGATAG
- a CDS encoding ATP-dependent DNA helicase, whose translation MMSVRADTVVGMVGSVTAPALDAGQRALLALPDGESAAVIGAPGSGKTTALVAFLVDRLGREGWGPESVMALAPTRGTATRLRDLLARAVDVPTPGPLARSVASLAFDIVGHAARLASSPPPTLLTGGEQDTVIRELLEGHLADGTGPAWPEELSPAVRSLRGFRTELRELLMRATEHGVDSHGLRALGASTDHPEWVAAADFADEYHRVVDGLQANALDSAELVDYAVAALDRGETPTLLEGLRVVLVDDAQEATESTLSLLRALGRRGVAVVALGDPDLATNAFRGGMPDVLGRLALRLDLDAVETITLPSVYRHAAGIRSFVSSSTDRIGAAGAGRQHAAQAVTRDDDEAPGRRIPPLWRIESDSPAHEISAVARALREHHLFGDVPWSQMLVVVRNGALVPTVARSLQLAEVPTRTPVAGRALREEFGARHLLLAASVATGREALTPEVASELLAGPLAGFDSLSLRRLRLALRAEELGAREDGAETARSADELLVEALSGPGRFATIDSRFAARAGRFATSLDRARQAAANGESIEELLWGLWQRSGLADEWSARSRGHGILAAEADRHLDGVVALFTSAKRFVERSPEAPPIVFLDAMLDADVPEDTLSPQALAESVLVCTPSAAIGLEVDVVVVARLQDGIWPNLRIRGGLLSPDALVEAATGEARQAVSAVDRRRAVLSDELRMFALATSRASRQVILSSTSSDDETPSMFLRLVPSSVPTADVRPPLSLRGLVGHLRHVQLTGRSGDAGDAGHALARLAAEGVAGASPDEWYGLRDQTTTEPLVDLTDPEARVPVSPSQIGSFEECPLHWFIDRFGGSTPSSAMGLGTVVHDVMEHAVDIDVDSLWQAVEARWGELEFESAWQSEAEKRRARVMTEGLAGYLRDFVTGHGELLGAESAFALDVGQAVLRGTVDRVEQQTDGSVVIVDLKTGRSIPTVAEAETNPQLGSYQLALAEGALEAADASSRRGGAKLLFVSKGVRGKAYSERSQGAFDDEGLEAFRQRVLTDAEGMATQVFEARVDEHCSGRFGGSCRIHVVGEVTQ comes from the coding sequence ATGATGTCGGTGCGAGCCGATACGGTCGTGGGCATGGTCGGTTCCGTCACCGCACCCGCGCTCGACGCGGGCCAGCGTGCTCTGCTCGCCCTCCCCGACGGCGAGTCGGCCGCCGTGATCGGTGCGCCGGGCTCGGGCAAGACGACCGCGCTCGTCGCGTTCCTCGTCGATCGGCTGGGGCGAGAGGGCTGGGGCCCGGAGTCGGTGATGGCGCTGGCGCCGACGCGAGGGACGGCCACGCGTCTTCGCGACCTCCTGGCGAGGGCGGTCGACGTGCCGACGCCGGGCCCGCTCGCCCGCTCGGTGGCATCGCTCGCCTTCGACATCGTGGGCCATGCCGCCCGGCTCGCCTCGTCGCCTCCGCCCACCCTTTTGACCGGCGGCGAGCAGGACACCGTGATCCGCGAGCTGCTCGAGGGGCACCTGGCCGACGGGACGGGCCCCGCCTGGCCCGAAGAGCTGTCCCCGGCGGTGCGATCGCTGCGGGGCTTCCGCACCGAGCTGCGCGAGCTTCTGATGCGCGCGACCGAGCACGGAGTCGACTCGCACGGGCTGCGGGCGCTCGGCGCTTCGACCGATCACCCCGAGTGGGTCGCCGCCGCCGACTTCGCCGACGAGTACCACCGCGTCGTCGACGGCCTGCAGGCGAACGCCCTCGACTCGGCCGAGCTCGTCGACTACGCCGTGGCCGCCCTCGACCGCGGCGAGACGCCGACGCTGCTGGAGGGTCTGCGGGTCGTGCTGGTCGACGACGCGCAGGAGGCGACGGAGTCGACCCTCTCGCTGCTGCGCGCCCTCGGTCGGCGCGGCGTCGCCGTCGTCGCGCTGGGCGACCCCGACCTGGCGACGAACGCCTTCCGCGGCGGTATGCCGGACGTTCTCGGCCGGCTGGCCCTGCGGCTCGACCTCGACGCGGTCGAGACGATCACCCTGCCGAGCGTCTACCGCCATGCCGCGGGCATCCGCTCGTTCGTCTCGAGCTCGACCGATCGCATCGGCGCGGCGGGCGCCGGTCGGCAGCACGCGGCCCAGGCGGTGACCCGAGACGACGACGAGGCCCCGGGTCGGCGCATCCCGCCGCTCTGGCGCATCGAGTCCGACTCGCCGGCGCACGAGATCTCAGCCGTCGCGCGCGCTCTGCGCGAGCATCACCTCTTCGGTGACGTGCCCTGGTCGCAGATGCTCGTGGTAGTGCGCAACGGCGCCCTCGTGCCGACCGTCGCCCGCTCGCTGCAGCTGGCCGAAGTGCCGACGCGCACGCCGGTCGCCGGGCGCGCCCTCCGCGAGGAGTTCGGCGCCCGGCACCTCCTGCTCGCGGCGTCGGTGGCCACCGGCCGTGAGGCTTTGACGCCCGAGGTCGCCTCCGAGCTCTTGGCCGGGCCCCTCGCCGGCTTCGACTCGCTGTCGCTGCGGCGCCTGCGGCTGGCGCTTCGTGCCGAAGAGCTGGGGGCTCGGGAGGACGGCGCCGAGACGGCCCGCTCGGCCGACGAGCTTCTGGTCGAAGCCCTCTCGGGGCCAGGCCGGTTCGCCACCATCGACTCGCGGTTCGCCGCGCGGGCAGGGCGTTTCGCCACGAGTCTCGATCGGGCGCGCCAGGCGGCCGCGAACGGCGAGAGCATCGAAGAGCTGCTCTGGGGGCTGTGGCAGCGCAGCGGTCTCGCCGACGAGTGGAGCGCGCGGTCGCGGGGCCACGGCATCCTGGCGGCCGAAGCCGACCGTCATCTCGACGGCGTGGTCGCCCTGTTCACGTCGGCCAAGCGGTTCGTCGAGCGCAGCCCCGAGGCTCCGCCGATCGTCTTCCTCGACGCCATGCTCGACGCCGACGTGCCCGAAGACACCCTGTCGCCGCAGGCGCTCGCCGAGTCAGTGCTGGTCTGCACGCCCTCGGCCGCTATCGGGCTCGAGGTCGACGTGGTGGTCGTGGCCCGGCTGCAGGACGGCATCTGGCCGAACCTCCGCATCCGCGGCGGACTGCTATCGCCTGACGCTCTGGTCGAGGCCGCGACGGGCGAGGCCCGGCAGGCCGTCAGCGCCGTCGACCGCAGGCGAGCCGTGCTGTCGGACGAGCTGCGCATGTTCGCGCTGGCGACCTCGAGGGCGTCGCGCCAGGTGATCCTGTCGTCGACGTCGAGCGACGACGAGACGCCCTCGATGTTCCTCCGGCTCGTGCCGTCGAGCGTGCCGACCGCCGACGTGCGCCCGCCCCTCTCGCTGCGCGGGCTCGTCGGGCACCTGCGGCACGTCCAGCTCACCGGGCGCAGCGGCGACGCCGGCGACGCCGGGCACGCGCTCGCCCGGCTCGCGGCCGAAGGGGTCGCCGGGGCGTCGCCCGACGAGTGGTACGGCCTGCGCGACCAGACGACGACCGAGCCGCTCGTCGACCTCACCGACCCCGAGGCCCGCGTGCCCGTGTCGCCGTCGCAGATCGGCTCGTTCGAGGAGTGCCCGCTGCACTGGTTCATCGACCGCTTCGGCGGGTCGACGCCGTCGAGCGCCATGGGCCTCGGCACCGTCGTGCACGACGTGATGGAGCACGCGGTCGACATCGACGTCGATTCGCTCTGGCAGGCCGTCGAGGCGCGGTGGGGCGAGCTCGAGTTCGAGTCGGCGTGGCAGTCGGAGGCCGAGAAGCGCCGGGCGCGGGTCATGACCGAGGGGCTCGCGGGCTACCTGCGCGACTTCGTCACGGGCCACGGTGAGCTGCTCGGCGCGGAGTCGGCCTTCGCCCTCGACGTGGGGCAGGCCGTGCTGCGCGGCACGGTCGACCGCGTCGAGCAGCAGACGGACGGCTCGGTGGTGATCGTCGACCTCAAGACCGGCCGCAGCATCCCGACGGTCGCCGAGGCCGAGACCAACCCGCAGCTGGGCAGCTATCAGCTCGCCCTCGCGGAGGGTGCGCTCGAGGCGGCGGACGCTTCGTCGCGGCGCGGCGGGGCGAAGCTGCTCTTCGTCTCGAAGGGCGTGCGCGGCAAGGCGTACTCCGAGCGCAGCCAGGGCGCCTTCGACGACGAGGGGCTCGAGGCCTTCCGGCAGCGGGTGCTGACGGACGCCGAGGGGATGGCCACGCAGGTGTTCGAGGCCCGCGTCGATGAGCACTGCTCGGGGCGCTTCGGCGGATCCTGCCGCATCCACGTCGTGGGGGAGGTGACGCAGTGA